A window of Perognathus longimembris pacificus isolate PPM17 chromosome 6, ASM2315922v1, whole genome shotgun sequence contains these coding sequences:
- the LOC125353959 gene encoding neuronal acetylcholine receptor subunit alpha-4-like isoform X2, whose amino-acid sequence MGTASSPEETHAHAEERLLKRLFSGYNKWSRPVANISDVVLVRFGLSIAQLIDVDEKNQMMTTNVWVKQEWHDYKLRWDPGDYENVTSIRIPSELIWRPDIVLYNNADGDFAVTHLTKAHLFHDGRVQWTPPAIYKSSCSIDVTFFPFDQQNCTMKFGSWTYDKAKIDLVSMHSRVDQLDFWESGEWVIVDAVGTYNTRKYECCAEIYPDITYAFVIRRLPLFYTINLIVPCLLISCLTVLVFYLPSECGEKITLCISVLLSLTVFLLLITEIIPSTSLVIPLIGEYLLFTMIFVTLSIIITVFVLNVHHRSPRTHTMPAWVRRVFLDIVPRLLFMKRPSVVKDNCRRLIESMHKMANTPRFWPEPEGQPGIPGDAHGIAGPSPSPSFCAPPDTPAEPRPVCKPPSDQAPATQSSETKQTSPGHSPGSRGLPNSAGAPGLVKARSLSVQHVSSPGEAAEVSVRYRSRSIQCCAPRDGPASPAEGPPAGSPTSLKPRWTQLPSPARPSPCKCSCKEPPPVFPVTVLKTQGAKAPASPLPLSPALMRAVEGVQYIADHLKAEDTDFSVKEDWKYVAMVIDRVFLWMFIIVCLLGTVGLFLPPWLAGMI is encoded by the exons CGAGCAGCCCCGAGGAGACGCATGCCCACGCGGAGGAGAGACTGCTGAAGCGACTCTTCTCGGGCTACAACAAGTGGTCCCGGCCAGTAGCCAACATCTCAGACGTGGTCCTGGTCCGCTTCGGCCTGTCCATTGCCCAGCTCATTGATGTG GATGAGAAGAACCAGATGATGACAACGAATGTGTGGGTGAAGCAG GAGTGGCACGACTACAAGCTGCGCTGGGACCCCGGGGACTACGAGAATGTCACCTCCATCCGCATCCCCTCGGAGCTGATCTGGAGGCCGGATATCGTCCTCTACAACAA TGCGGACGGCGACTTCGCGGTCACCCACCTGACCAAGGCCCACCTCTTCCATGACGGGCGGGTGCAGTGGACGCCCCCGGCCATCTACAAGAGCTCCTGCAGCATCGACGTCACCTTCTTCCCCTTCGACCAGCAGAACTGCACCATGAAGTTCGGCTCCTGGACGTACGACAAGGCCAAGATCGACCTGGTGAGCATGCACAGCCGGGTGGACCAGCTGGACTTCTGGGAGAGCGGCGAGTGGGTCATCGTGGACGCGGTGGGCACCTACAACACCAGGAAGTACGAGTGCTGCGCGGAGATCTACCCCGACATCACGTACGCCTTCGTCATCCGGCGCCTGCCGCTCTTCTACACCATCAACCTCATCGTGCCCTGCCTGCTCATCTCCTGCCTCACCGTGCTGGTGTTCTACCTGCCCTCCGAGTGCGGCGAGAAGATCACGCTGTGCATCTCCGTGCTGCTCTCGCTCACCGTCTTCCTGCTGCTCATCACCGAGATCATCCCGTCCACCTCGCTCGTCATCCCGCTCATCGGCGAGTACCTGCTCTTCACCATGATCTTCGTCACGCTCTCCATCATCATCACCGTCTTCGTGCTCAACGTGCACCACCGCTCGCCCCGCACGCACACCATGCCCGCCTGGGTGCGCAGGGTCTTCCTGGACATCGTCCCGCGCCTGCTCTTCATGAAGCGGCCGTCCGTGGTGAAAGACAACTGCCGGCGGCTCATCGAGTCCATGCACAAGATGGCCAACACCCCCCGTTTCTGGCCCGAGCCGGAGGGCCAGCCTGGCATCCCAGGTGATGCCCACGGCATCGCCGGCCCGTCGCCCAGCCCGTCCTTCTGTGCCCCTCCAGACACACCGGCGGAGCCCCGGCCCGTCTGCAAGCCGCCCTCCGACCAGGCTCCCGCTACCCAGTCCTCGGAGACCAAGCAGACCAGCCCCGGTCACTCGCCCGGTTCGCGTGGGCTGCCCAACAGTGCCGGGGCCCCCGGGCTCGTCAAAGCCAGGTCCCTGAGCGTCCAGCACGTGTCCAGCCCCGGGGAGGCGGCGGAGGTCAGTGTCCGGTACCGGTCTCGAAGCATCCAGTGCTGTGCTCCCCGAGACGGCCCTGCTTCTCCGGCCGAAGGTCCACCAGCTGGCTCCCCCACGTCGCTGAAGCCCCGCTGGACCCagctccccagcccagcccggccatCTCCCTGCAAATGCTCCTGCAAGGAGCCCCCACCCGTGTTCCCGGTCACCGTGCTCAAGACCCAAGGCGCCAAGGCCCCAGCCAGTCCCCTGCCGCTGTCCCCGGCCCTGATGCGGGCGGTAGAGGGGGTTCAGTACATTGCAGACCACTTGAAGGCAGAAGACACAGATTTCTCG GTGAAGGAGGACTGGAAGTACGTGGCCATGGTCATCGACCGCGTCTTCCTCTGGATGTTCATCATCGTCTGCTTGCTGGGCACCGTGGGCCTCTTCCTGCCGCCCTGGCTGGCCGGCATGATCTAG
- the LOC125353959 gene encoding neuronal acetylcholine receptor subunit alpha-4-like isoform X1, with protein MELRGLGAPLLPPLLLLLGAGLLPASSPEETHAHAEERLLKRLFSGYNKWSRPVANISDVVLVRFGLSIAQLIDVDEKNQMMTTNVWVKQEWHDYKLRWDPGDYENVTSIRIPSELIWRPDIVLYNNADGDFAVTHLTKAHLFHDGRVQWTPPAIYKSSCSIDVTFFPFDQQNCTMKFGSWTYDKAKIDLVSMHSRVDQLDFWESGEWVIVDAVGTYNTRKYECCAEIYPDITYAFVIRRLPLFYTINLIVPCLLISCLTVLVFYLPSECGEKITLCISVLLSLTVFLLLITEIIPSTSLVIPLIGEYLLFTMIFVTLSIIITVFVLNVHHRSPRTHTMPAWVRRVFLDIVPRLLFMKRPSVVKDNCRRLIESMHKMANTPRFWPEPEGQPGIPGDAHGIAGPSPSPSFCAPPDTPAEPRPVCKPPSDQAPATQSSETKQTSPGHSPGSRGLPNSAGAPGLVKARSLSVQHVSSPGEAAEVSVRYRSRSIQCCAPRDGPASPAEGPPAGSPTSLKPRWTQLPSPARPSPCKCSCKEPPPVFPVTVLKTQGAKAPASPLPLSPALMRAVEGVQYIADHLKAEDTDFSVKEDWKYVAMVIDRVFLWMFIIVCLLGTVGLFLPPWLAGMI; from the exons ATGGAGCTCCGGGGGCTCGGggcgccgctgctgccgccgctgctgctgctcctgggcGCCGGTCTCCTGCCCG CGAGCAGCCCCGAGGAGACGCATGCCCACGCGGAGGAGAGACTGCTGAAGCGACTCTTCTCGGGCTACAACAAGTGGTCCCGGCCAGTAGCCAACATCTCAGACGTGGTCCTGGTCCGCTTCGGCCTGTCCATTGCCCAGCTCATTGATGTG GATGAGAAGAACCAGATGATGACAACGAATGTGTGGGTGAAGCAG GAGTGGCACGACTACAAGCTGCGCTGGGACCCCGGGGACTACGAGAATGTCACCTCCATCCGCATCCCCTCGGAGCTGATCTGGAGGCCGGATATCGTCCTCTACAACAA TGCGGACGGCGACTTCGCGGTCACCCACCTGACCAAGGCCCACCTCTTCCATGACGGGCGGGTGCAGTGGACGCCCCCGGCCATCTACAAGAGCTCCTGCAGCATCGACGTCACCTTCTTCCCCTTCGACCAGCAGAACTGCACCATGAAGTTCGGCTCCTGGACGTACGACAAGGCCAAGATCGACCTGGTGAGCATGCACAGCCGGGTGGACCAGCTGGACTTCTGGGAGAGCGGCGAGTGGGTCATCGTGGACGCGGTGGGCACCTACAACACCAGGAAGTACGAGTGCTGCGCGGAGATCTACCCCGACATCACGTACGCCTTCGTCATCCGGCGCCTGCCGCTCTTCTACACCATCAACCTCATCGTGCCCTGCCTGCTCATCTCCTGCCTCACCGTGCTGGTGTTCTACCTGCCCTCCGAGTGCGGCGAGAAGATCACGCTGTGCATCTCCGTGCTGCTCTCGCTCACCGTCTTCCTGCTGCTCATCACCGAGATCATCCCGTCCACCTCGCTCGTCATCCCGCTCATCGGCGAGTACCTGCTCTTCACCATGATCTTCGTCACGCTCTCCATCATCATCACCGTCTTCGTGCTCAACGTGCACCACCGCTCGCCCCGCACGCACACCATGCCCGCCTGGGTGCGCAGGGTCTTCCTGGACATCGTCCCGCGCCTGCTCTTCATGAAGCGGCCGTCCGTGGTGAAAGACAACTGCCGGCGGCTCATCGAGTCCATGCACAAGATGGCCAACACCCCCCGTTTCTGGCCCGAGCCGGAGGGCCAGCCTGGCATCCCAGGTGATGCCCACGGCATCGCCGGCCCGTCGCCCAGCCCGTCCTTCTGTGCCCCTCCAGACACACCGGCGGAGCCCCGGCCCGTCTGCAAGCCGCCCTCCGACCAGGCTCCCGCTACCCAGTCCTCGGAGACCAAGCAGACCAGCCCCGGTCACTCGCCCGGTTCGCGTGGGCTGCCCAACAGTGCCGGGGCCCCCGGGCTCGTCAAAGCCAGGTCCCTGAGCGTCCAGCACGTGTCCAGCCCCGGGGAGGCGGCGGAGGTCAGTGTCCGGTACCGGTCTCGAAGCATCCAGTGCTGTGCTCCCCGAGACGGCCCTGCTTCTCCGGCCGAAGGTCCACCAGCTGGCTCCCCCACGTCGCTGAAGCCCCGCTGGACCCagctccccagcccagcccggccatCTCCCTGCAAATGCTCCTGCAAGGAGCCCCCACCCGTGTTCCCGGTCACCGTGCTCAAGACCCAAGGCGCCAAGGCCCCAGCCAGTCCCCTGCCGCTGTCCCCGGCCCTGATGCGGGCGGTAGAGGGGGTTCAGTACATTGCAGACCACTTGAAGGCAGAAGACACAGATTTCTCG GTGAAGGAGGACTGGAAGTACGTGGCCATGGTCATCGACCGCGTCTTCCTCTGGATGTTCATCATCGTCTGCTTGCTGGGCACCGTGGGCCTCTTCCTGCCGCCCTGGCTGGCCGGCATGATCTAG